A region of the Bombus pyrosoma isolate SC7728 linkage group LG15, ASM1482585v1, whole genome shotgun sequence genome:
tatAGTATCAAGTTTATTCGTCTGATCataaatttctaacatttaatcCCATAATCAATAAAAAgcgcaaataaaatatgctaataaaacatgcaaaaatctaattaaatatattgttactacataaatattctttatcatacatataatatattttcaaatcgtgtattttaatttctaatttttatctttagtaaataaaatatgtttttgttccggtttgtataaattattaatcaagCTCCCAAATTATCGACTGGTAGAACATCAGTGcaattcaaaaaatattttatttctgaatcacttttaaatttacatgttaacatgattcttttattcatatttcatatgaattatatatatcatgttgattaattatattatatataatttaatatacatattagatatattatatataattataatatttacatttaatataattatgtatttaatatatatatatgttattaagatactcaattgaaattaatcgaagcGTGTTTTGGCGAATCTCTTACGATGTTACATCGTACGTAACGAATTTGTATCGATTTAAAGCCGTTAAATAGCGAAATCCTAATGGAACGATTTGTGCGACTGAAGAATAAAATCCAACATTTCCAAGTTTGCTTTTTAGTATACTTGTGCACATTAGATTTTTGAAAGGAGGAATTTGGCGACGtacgttcaaatatttgtctCGCTAGTCAGAAATACGTGATCGTTATTCTGGTAGCCTCGAAGTTAAAAGAGTCGActctcaattttttttcaatgcCATTCGAATATTAATCGTGTTGAATGGCGTTTCAACGTACAATTCAACGTATTCGagtattctattatttctacgtactttatttgaacaaatacaatgtgtgaaattgaaatttgagtgctatcataaaatataaactagCAAAACCATGATTATATTTTCTCACTTTAATCGCATTTTTCTCAGTGTCCTGAAGGTCTAGTTTAGACAAGTTCTGTGGCCGGATTTGAATACAGTGTTAAAATCTACAGGGAATAGTGTATAACAAGTTCAGGGAAATATTCAATCACACATAGATAATAATGgataaattccaattttttttataaaatgtcaaCTTGAACATAAGTTTTCAAGGTCAAAACTTGTTAATGATGTTTTCTCTATATTTCTCTCTTATTCTATTTTCTCGTTGTCTTATTTATTCTTAGCTTTAACCTAAAACAGAACTCATCACTTTACCTCGTTAGAATAGGAATTTCCACGATTTTGACACAAAAACGAGCATTTTGTTTCACTACGCGCTAGATgtcaaattattcaatttgtaGTTCATAGTCTGTTCGAAGAGATATGTTCAATATTAACATGAAACTCGTACTTACATGTGttaggaataaaataattaatcgacgtGAATATCATATGGATATGCCGATTGATAACGTAGATTATCTATATTCTGTCAACATCTTATTTAATTAGAGACGATATACTGTGCAAAAGTCTTGatgatttatgattttataaggaaaatcatatattttagaaaatatttccatacagtgttatatagaaatgcatttttatgttttattatgttatttatttatattatatagtttatttCGTTAGTAATGCAAAGATTTTTGCATAAGCATGTGTAATTATtcttcattgaaattttcattctctaGAAAACTAATTATTCCAGTTTATCGGAGGCCGTTCACCGTACGTATGTCACGATAATACGTGGATCTCCTTTGTTTGGAGAACAGACAAATCGGTGACTCTACAGTTTCGCATAACAAACACGCCGAATGAGTAACATGAAACACTATTCAATTGTCGGGCACATCGTCTAGATTTTTTGACATGGCTCGAATGACGTTAccaaaatacttttaaaagtGAATATTAAGCAACATCCcatacaaaagtatttgataaCAAAAGTAGTTTGCTAATAAAAGTAGttaaacttaaataaaaatgttgtattaaACGAAGTACATTACATTAGCAAACGAAAAACAAACATTCtttatgtgttatataatCGTCAGATCaagctataaataataaaatatagaggCATTTTACGAAACATCTCATACAATAATCTTATGTATTCCCTACACTATTTGAATACtcgcaaagataaaaatttatcgcaaTATATGTACGATTTACAAAATGTGCGATGAATTCTTTCCAAGatattcttttagttttttttacaataatcttattgtaattatatatgcTGGAATATGCATTATATGCAGAATGAGAACGATGACGTTTCTccttatttgtttatatataggtgtgatatgtatgcatattaattttcattcttcacGATCTTCTCAATCTTGAtcgcgaattaattaatggaaTAGATCCCAATATAACGATAACGATGATTATGTAATTACAGGCGGTAGACTGAAGACGCGACGTTCTAATTGAAAGGTTGTGCAAGATGCGTACAAACTCGTCAACCTTTTCTTTGAtcacatatttttaacatgATTACAAGACAAAAATCGTGACGATGATATGTTTGTAGTTCCTTGAATATGGTGCAGAGATTGAACAATGACGCACCATCATTTTATGGAAGAATTTCGTCCAAAGTTTAAAGACGCATGAAAAGAAGACGgcgtatgaaaatatttgaatactcGTAGATATTTATCATGGATGTATGGCACGAACAATGATTCGAAATCTCATAGCATAGTAATGAGACTCCACTGCCTATATTGCTAGCTACATTGGAAAAGCTTGATACAAATTTAGAAAGGTATATAGAAATCGCAAGATATGGAATTATCTTTAACACTTAATATACCcttaagataatataaattttttactaaatatgtGTCTGCAATAAATAacttataatttctatatacatttttagatttgtTTCAGTTTTCCAATATGATCAGCCGTGTTTCTTTACAGTGCTGATGAAAATTcagaatgttttatataacacatacaatacatatgtacatatatacgtacataaaagttttatatcgtaggtatattttattgaatagtTTACGATTATGGAAAGACTACgtgcaataaaaattgaactataatcaatttaaaaagaacTTTATACGAACAAGATGAAACATCTACGATCTCGAACCTACATGCGACGCTTACTCCAgcgtaattataataaaattattgtataaaaagaCCAAGAGAACGTATTAAAAAGCGATTGTTCAGACATTTTGTATGTTGTGATAAAAGAGTATTTTATCTTCgtgaataatcaaataattcgttaaatacattacattattatgCGGAATGCTGTATAAAATACgcataaaaatcttttttctataCTATTACAAATCATGGACATCAAGTACAAAGTTCAAgaaatttgtcttttcttaAAACATATTCCTTATCGATTCTTTTCTCATCAACGTTATcgaatatcgtaatgctgcaatTAACCACATGATTCGTCGAATTTCAAAAAAGCACGTGTGAGTGCAAGGAGCAAATACAATTTATCGAGATATCCATTTCTTTCGAAACTCTACATTTTGTCATAGATGTAGcaacaaaatttcgttttcagATATGATTAACGCGATAATATTGTTAGAGAGCTTCCTTTATCAGATATACTACAAGTTTAACTCAATGGAAAATGTATCTTGTCCTTGATGAACTTTCCATTTACGATATATGCCTATCAAAGATTTACCCAAAGAAGAAACATGGATTAGTTAAGTACAAAGTGTACAGATATCGTCAGACGACAgtgtttttttgtttcttttttataaaaaaaaaactattatTCGTGTGGAAGTAATttactaattactaattatatatagataacattattaatgttatctataaaataattcggaTGACTTGAAACATACGATAAATGTTTTCGCCGTATCTTAAAAGTTccctttttatataaatatcaaataaattcttttctcattgatatttaaataaatttcctacaACACTTGTTTATTTGCATCTATGCTGACAAAGATATATACGAAgtgtgtaattaataatttatgttacatGTTTAATGAAACCTGTCGTTTTTGTTCGAACTTGTGAATGATCAATAGCTGTATTGAATTAGTTTCATTGaacttaatatttatgatttattatcgATTTGATTAATAAGCTTGGTAAGTTAAACCttcaaaaaatttatgaaattattcggTTTTATCAACTAGGAGGACATTAGTCTGCCTGTTTACGTAATTcttttacataatacatatataatatagcatagtagtattattatatagtatatttcaaACGCTTTGCATGTAAATTGGgcactaaatattttaattgcgtCTCCACGctataatatgaattttttagaaaaaattctgtccgaaaaattttgttagaaaagatatttaattccaaactacgaacatttttttatattttataacctATTGTAATAATCTCTTCCAatagtaaaacaatttttaaaaagaaacaagcaTAACAAAATAgtcaattttacataaatctcataaataaagaaaagaagcatTGTTTACCTTTATTCTTATTACCGATAACTATTAAAGGATCAAGGCCGgagtaaaattattgttattaaaaatatttgtattttagcCTATATTACTTAGCGTTTTAAGTACTTGTTTCTTGCAAATTATAATCAAATTGATTAATCCAATTGTCTTTCGTGTGTTGTGTAAAGACCACTTTACAAAAAGGTGCTTCATAATAAAAAACGCATTCCTTAGGATCGTTTAAACTTAAATGATTATAGCGTATGTATTGTTTTTATACTTTAGTATGGCAGACAAAACATAGAAAACGTGAAAAGGAAGAATGGTACTTGGAAGCAAAATGACGAAGACACGGATGAGGAGTACGAATCGAGGCACGTCGAAAAGcagaatgtgcaaaattgGAAAACGGAGAGTATGCAGAATGGAGTGAGCAGCAGCGTTATAGCCAGATCGACGGATTTGATTTTGGTACCCGAGCCAGAAATGCAGaatcataaaaatcatttGGAGGAAACGAAAACAGAGAATTCACAAACACCTGCGACAAGTGCGAGCAAAAACGaggtaattttaattctacgtGTTTAGAAAGTCAAtatcaagaaaatatatatacatatctatgaTTACTCGTACAATGGattgagaatatatttttgttgcaGACTCTCATACGTAGAGATTCGTTTGAAACCCTGAAAAGGGAGTTCAAACCTGCAATCTGTTTGGATTACATTAAAGCTGGTGTAGAAGCTATTATAGAAGATGAGGTGACATCTCGTTTTGAAGCAGAAGAATTGaaggtaattttatttccctagacctatagatatatatgaattattatatagtataatgttatattttttctagaaTTGGAATTTGTTAACTAGAACGAATAGACATTACGAGTTCATCTCCTGGAAATTAACAGTGATATGGATATGTGGATTTGTTATGCGatattgttttcttcttcccttgAGGATATTCATTTGTTTTGTAGGGGTAAGTTCATTGAttctcttttaataataacttaaTAGTATTTAGAAAAGTTGAAACAAATTGGTAGGATGCATATACactcaattaatttcttatttccacatttatttttattttaagattctGTTATATGTTTGTCACGAATCTGTTTTGATATTGTCTGTTTCAATaccaaatataaatttagtatTTGCAACTCGACTAATATCAAAGGTTCCTAGGTACTGTACATTGTAATTGCAACATTTCTTATTGGCTTCCTACCAAATGGTTTTATTAAGAAATGGACATACAACAAGGCTAGTCTCATAGCATTCAGGATAATGTCACAATCTTTATCAGCGACAATTACAATTCATAATCCAGAGAACAAACCAAAACCAGGAGGAATGTGTGTGGCAAATCACACTTCCACAATCGATGTGCCTATCTTATCCACACAGACAACATTCTCCTTGGTAATGAGGCATTACGAAGATATCAATcttttgttttcaaaatttgctGTTGGGAATTTGTGATGATGTCTTGTTGTTTGTAACTAACTAATCTCTGCATAATATGATATCGTTAAAACAAATTCGGAAATTCTGATGTGTTAATCCCCTACattaatatgatttataaCTGCCCACTGACAGAATTAAAGTACATTGTTGAATGTTACAGGTAAAATGGTATCCTGTAACTTTGCTTTGCAAGTAAAGCTAGTCAGcattgatattaaaagaaagatcCTTTCTTAGAGACAAAGCTTGTGATTTACAGGTGATGTGGCTGACTGCATGTACAGCGGTAGTCGGCTATGTTCCAGAGGGTAGTTTCAAGCGATGGCTGAATTACAAAGTCTCCATAATGTGCTTCGGTGTGTTGTCGAGTGCTCTATCATCAGTAATTACGTATCATAATCCGGAGAATCGACCTGTTAGGGGTATTTGTGTGGCAAATCATACTTCACCTATAGATGTTCTGATACTCATGTGCGATAATTGCTATTCCTTGGTACGTTTTTGTCGTTCTTCGTCTAATAAGCTAATAGTTccagaattatttatttattgatatgaTAACTTGTCCTTTGTCAACTTTTTGGGgtttttttgaaatttgctttatattgattttattctGTTATTGTGATGTTGTAGTTGTGGGATGTGTGCATGAAAATACATTACTCTAATATTATGCAAAAagcgatttaaaatattcaataggaaatattattctagATAAAATTTGCTTTAAACGAATTTTGCTTAAAATTTGCTTTATCTCAGTATCATGTGCACgcgattaatattattccatagaaaatattattttaggtGAAATTTGCTTTAAATGAATTTTGCTTGAAATttgctatatatttatttttttgtagttattattgttattgtaatgttatttttgtttgcattgcataaaaatgtattattttaatattatgtgaaagatgatttatattattcaaattttatattttagataggTCAGAGACATGGTGGATTTTTAGGTATTCTACAAAGAGCTTTAGCACGTGCTTCACCACATATTTGGTTTGAACGGTGTGAAGTTAAAGATAGAGAAGCAGTTACAAGACGGTAAATGTTAATCGCCGTGCTGTTAATATagtttctttataatattaaaattttcttacataCTTTATAGATTAAAAAAACACGTGTCTGATCCTACAAATCCACCGATACTTATCTTTCCTGAAGGCACTTGCATAAATAATACATCAGTTATGCAATTTAAGAAAGGAAGCTTTGAAGTTGGTGGAGTAATTTACCCTGTTGCAATAAAGGTAATTGTGTACGTATTCATGTAAAATGGTATTGATTACCTTAGCTACctaattttattctgtttcttATAGTATGATCCAAGATTTGGGGATGCATTTTGGAATAGTAGTCGATATTCAATGATACAATACTTATATATGACTATGTCAAGTTGGGCCATAGTATGTGATGTTTGGTATCTTCCTCCGATGTATAGGAATGAGGGAGAGAGCGCTATTGATTTTGCGAATAGAGTGAAGTCTGTGATAGCAAGACAGGGTGGCTTGGTCGATTTACaatggtaaaattttttagataaaaaaaatattattcatcattatatataaagagaaacaattaagttttttttaattaca
Encoded here:
- the LOC122575589 gene encoding glycerol-3-phosphate acyltransferase 3 isoform X5, with amino-acid sequence MAPLWMVMSLAVSLLLTPFLMFLLAIIFLASIGKSLGVRRLYIKLLLTLFEYGRQNIENVKRKNGTWKQNDEDTDEEYESRHVEKQNVQNWKTESMQNGVSSSVIARSTDLILVPEPEMQNHKNHLEETKTENSQTPATSASKNETLIRRDSFETLKREFKPAICLDYIKAGVEAIIEDEVTSRFEAEELKNWNLLTRTNRHYEFISWKLTVIWICGFVMRYCFLLPLRIFICFVGIGQRHGGFLGILQRALARASPHIWFERCEVKDREAVTRRLKKHVSDPTNPPILIFPEGTCINNTSVMQFKKGSFEVGGVIYPVAIKYDPRFGDAFWNSSRYSMIQYLYMTMSSWAIVCDVWYLPPMYRNEGESAIDFANRVKSVIARQGGLVDLQWDGQLKRIKPKKELREKQQEELSKRLKDE
- the LOC122575589 gene encoding glycerol-3-phosphate acyltransferase 3-like isoform X1, yielding MAPLWMVMSLAVSLLLTPFLMFLLAIIFLASIGKSLGVRRLYIKLLLTLFEYGRQNIENVKRKNGTWKQNDEDTDEEYESRHVEKQNVQNWKTESMQNGVSSSVIARSTDLILVPEPEMQNHKNHLEETKTENSQTPATSASKNETLIRRDSFETLKREFKPAICLDYIKAGVEAIIEDEVTSRFEAEELKNWNLLTRTNRHYEFISWKLTVIWICGFVMRYCFLLPLRIFICFVGVLYIVIATFLIGFLPNGFIKKWTYNKASLIAFRIMSQSLSATITIHNPENKPKPGGMCVANHTSTIDVPILSTQTTFSLVMWLTACTAVVGYVPEGSFKRWLNYKVSIMCFGVLSSALSSVITYHNPENRPVRGICVANHTSPIDVLILMCDNCYSLIGQRHGGFLGILQRALARASPHIWFERCEVKDREAVTRRLKKHVSDPTNPPILIFPEGTCINNTSVMQFKKGSFEVGGVIYPVAIKYDPRFGDAFWNSSRYSMIQYLYMTMSSWAIVCDVWYLPPMYRNEGESAIDFANRVKSVIARQGGLVDLQWDGQLKRIKPKKELREKQQEELSKRLKDE
- the LOC122575589 gene encoding glycerol-3-phosphate acyltransferase 3 isoform X3, whose product is MAPLWMVMSLAVSLLLTPFLMFLLAIIFLASIGKSLGVRRLYIKLLLTLFEYGRQNIENVKRKNGTWKQNDEDTDEEYESRHVEKQNVQNWKTESMQNGVSSSVIARSTDLILVPEPEMQNHKNHLEETKTENSQTPATSASKNETLIRRDSFETLKREFKPAICLDYIKAGVEAIIEDEVTSRFEAEELKNWNLLTRTNRHYEFISWKLTVIWICGFVMRYCFLLPLRIFICFVGVMWLTACTAVVGYVPEGSFKRWLNYKVSIMCFGVLSSALSSVITYHNPENRPVRGICVANHTSPIDVLILMCDNCYSLIGQRHGGFLGILQRALARASPHIWFERCEVKDREAVTRRLKKHVSDPTNPPILIFPEGTCINNTSVMQFKKGSFEVGGVIYPVAIKYDPRFGDAFWNSSRYSMIQYLYMTMSSWAIVCDVWYLPPMYRNEGESAIDFANRVKSVIARQGGLVDLQWDGQLKRIKPKKELREKQQEELSKRLKDE
- the LOC122575589 gene encoding glycerol-3-phosphate acyltransferase 3 isoform X4, giving the protein MQNGVSSSVIARSTDLILVPEPEMQNHKNHLEETKTENSQTPATSASKNETLIRRDSFETLKREFKPAICLDYIKAGVEAIIEDEVTSRFEAEELKNWNLLTRTNRHYEFISWKLTVIWICGFVMRYCFLLPLRIFICFVGVLYIVIATFLIGFLPNGFIKKWTYNKASLIAFRIMSQSLSATITIHNPENKPKPGGMCVANHTSTIDVPILSTQTTFSLVMWLTACTAVVGYVPEGSFKRWLNYKVSIMCFGVLSSALSSVITYHNPENRPVRGICVANHTSPIDVLILMCDNCYSLIGQRHGGFLGILQRALARASPHIWFERCEVKDREAVTRRLKKHVSDPTNPPILIFPEGTCINNTSVMQFKKGSFEVGGVIYPVAIKYDPRFGDAFWNSSRYSMIQYLYMTMSSWAIVCDVWYLPPMYRNEGESAIDFANRVKSVIARQGGLVDLQWDGQLKRIKPKKELREKQQEELSKRLKDE
- the LOC122575589 gene encoding glycerol-3-phosphate acyltransferase 3 isoform X2; this translates as MAPLWMVMSLAVSLLLTPFLMFLLAIIFLASIGKSLGVRRLYIKLLLTLFEYGRQNIENVKRKNGTWKQNDEDTDEEYESRHVEKQNVQNWKTESMQNGVSSSVIARSTDLILVPEPEMQNHKNHLEETKTENSQTPATSASKNETLIRRDSFETLKREFKPAICLDYIKAGVEAIIEDEVTSRFEAEELKNWNLLTRTNRHYEFISWKLTVIWICGFVMRYCFLLPLRIFICFVGVLYIVIATFLIGFLPNGFIKKWTYNKASLIAFRIMSQSLSATITIHNPENKPKPGGMCVANHTSTIDVPILSTQTTFSLIGQRHGGFLGILQRALARASPHIWFERCEVKDREAVTRRLKKHVSDPTNPPILIFPEGTCINNTSVMQFKKGSFEVGGVIYPVAIKYDPRFGDAFWNSSRYSMIQYLYMTMSSWAIVCDVWYLPPMYRNEGESAIDFANRVKSVIARQGGLVDLQWDGQLKRIKPKKELREKQQEELSKRLKDE